One Homo sapiens chromosome 3, GRCh38.p14 Primary Assembly genomic window carries:
- the B3GNT5 gene encoding lactosylceramide 1,3-N-acetyl-beta-D-glucosaminyltransferase isoform X1 translates to MRMLVSGRRVKKWQLIIQLFATCFLASLMFFWEPIDNHIVSHMKSYSYRYLINSYDFVNDTLSLKHTSAGPRYQYLINHKEKCQAQDVLLLLFVKTAPENYDRRSGIRRTWGNENYVRSQLNANIKTLFALGTPNPLEGEELQRKLAWEDQRYNDIIQQDFVDSFYNLTLKLLMQFSWANTYCPHAKFLMTADDDIFIHMPNLIEYLQSLEQIGVQDFWIGRVHRGAPPIRDKSSKYYVSYEMYQWPAYPDYTAGAAYVISGDVAAKVYEASQTLNSSLYIDDVFMGLCANKIGIVPQDHVFFSGEGKTPYHPCIYEKMMTSHGHLEDLQDLWKNATDPKVKTISKGFFGQIYCRLMKIILLCKISYVDTYPCRAAFI, encoded by the coding sequence ATGAGAATGTTGGTTAGTGGCAGAAGAGTCAAAAAATGGCAGTTAATTATTCAGTTATTTGCTACTTGTTTTTTAGCGAGCCTCATGTTTTTTTGGGAACCAATCGATAATCACATTGTGAGCCATATGAAGTCATATTCTTACAGATACCTCATAAATAGCTATGACTTTGTGAATGATACCCTGTCTCTTAAGCACACCTCAGCGGGGCCTCGCTACCAATACTTGATTAACCACAAGGAAAAGTGTCAAGCTCAAGACGTCCTCCTTTTACTGTTTGTAAAAACTGCTCCTGAAAACTATGATCGACGTTCCGGAATTAGAAGGACGTGGGGCAATGAAAATTATGTTCGGTCTCAGCTGAATGCCAACATCAAAACTCTGTTTGCCTTAGGAACTCCTAATCCACTGGAGGGAGAAGAACTACAAAGAAAACTGGCTTGGGAAGATCAAAGGTACAATGATATAATTCAGCAAgactttgttgattctttctacAATCTTACTCTGAAATTACTTATGCAGTTCAGTTGGGCAAATACCTATTGTCCACATGCCAAATTTCTTATGACTGCTGATGATGACATATTTATTCACATGCCAAATCTGATTGAGTACCTTCAAAGTTTAGAACAAATTGGTGTTCAAGACTTTTGGATTGGTCGTGTTCATCGTGGTGCCCCTCCCATTAGAGATAAAAGCAGCAAATACTACGTGTCCTATGAAATGTACCAGTGGCCAGCTTACCCTGACTACACAGCCGGAGCTGCCTATGTAATCTCCGGTGATGTAGCTGCCAAAGTCTATGAGGCATCACAGACACTAAATTCAAGTCTTTACATAGACGATGTGTTCATGGGCCTCTGTGCCAATAAAATAGGGATAGTACCGCAGGACcatgtgtttttttctggagagGGTAAAACTCCTTATCATCCCTGCATCTATGAAAAAATGATGACATCTCATGGACACTTAGAAGATCTCCAGGACCTTTGGAAGAATGCTACAGATCCTAAAGTAAAAACCATTTCCAAAGGTTTTTTTGGTCAAATATACTGCAGATTAATGAAGATAATTCTCCTTTGTAAAATTAGCTATGTGGACACATACCCTTGTAGGGCTGCGTTTATCTAA